The Colwellia sp. M166 genome segment GCGGCTGGCAAAATAGCTTACTGCTATTCTCTATTTTCAGTTTTGTTATCGCCTTGCTTTGGCTGTTAGTTAAATTTGAGCAGCCATCGACGTCAACAAGTCAGCATAATGAAGCATCAGAAAATTATAGTTATAGCCAAGGCTTAAAAGATCGCTTCAACTGGATTTATGGCTTAGCTTACTCGGGTATTCTAGCGTTTTATATTTGCTTATTTACCTTCTATCCCAAAGCAGGCATTGTGCAAAGTAAATGGGTAATTGGCTTTGGTATTATCGGCACTATTTTTGGGATTATTTACAGTAAAAAAGTGCCAGCGCGCTTACCAGTTATTCGTTGGTCAGGCTTAGTCGTTATCGTCAGTACCGCAATTTTTTCTTTTAGTGAACTTTATTGGTTACAGACATTAGCAGCTATTACCTTGGGCTTTTTTATCTTTTTACCGGTCACTGCATTAGTGTCAATTCCGCATGAACTACCCAAAATGACTGCTGCCCGCATCACCATCATATTTAGCATGTTTTATTCTATTAGTTACATTATATCAACATTGATCCTTTGGGTATTCGGTACCTTAGTTGATATTCATCAAGGTGATTACACTTGGTCATTTATTTTAATCACCGCACTGAGTTCAACCTTATTTATCGGTAGTTATTTTTTGCCCGAAACGGCAAGAAAAACACACGCACAGCAAGAAAGGAGTTAGTATGCGAGGAAATGTATCAGAAAACTTAATGCCATTGCTCGAACAAGTTAATGTCGGACTTGAGCAAGCTAAGGCAAGTGGAGCGACATTTGAGCCCCAAGTTATTAGGCAAAACTTAGAAAACTTATCCGCATACATGTTGACTGGCCCAGAAGTAAGCCTAGTAAAGAGCAGCGTTTTAACGGTGCAAGATCATCAGCTTGCTGCTCGAATTTATCATCCTGAGCCTGATAAACAACTGCCTGTTTTACTGCACTTTCATGGTGGTGGTCATATGTGCGGTAGCATTGACTTATATGACCCTATCAGCCGAGAGCTTGCCATTGCCGCCCATGCCATTGTTATTTGCCTTGATTACCGTCTAGCACCTGAGCACCCTTATCCTTGTGGTTTGAATGATTGCCAATACTTGCTAGAAAACTACCCAATTTTACTAAAAGACTATCAACATAGTGAGCAACTATATATTGCTGGTGATAGCGCTGGTGGTGCCATTTGTACCAGCTTAGTCATGAACAATATTGATAACCCTAAGATTAATATTGATAAACAAATATTGCTCTATCCCAGTGTTGATTACACGATGAGCTGTCGTTCAATTATTGATAATGGTCAAGGGTTTCTATTAGAAGCAGATAAAGTACATTGGTATTTTCAACAATACTTTAATATCCAAGATTCCAGCTTTATCAATAGCAGTCTTGAAGCTATTAATAATTCGGAAAATTCGACAGTTACTCGCTTGCTAACAAGCGCATCTCCTTTATTCAGTAAGTTTACAGCTGATATGCCTAAAACCTTAGTGATCACCGCCGGCTGCGACCCTTTAAGAGATGAAGGTGCTTTGTATGCTGAAAAAGCCAAACAAGCAGGTGCAAGCGTTGAGCATTATCAATTTAACGAGTTGATCCATGCTTATATGCTGTTATCAAAATTGATACCTGAGCAGTATAAACGTACCTATGAAATCATTGATAAGTTCGTTAACACTGACCAGTAACAAGCGAGTTTTGATAGAAAAAATTTATACTGAAAGCTGAATGTACAAAAGGTTAACACAGAAAGGGCCGGTACGGAGAAAGTCAGAGCTAAAAGAATCGGTGCAGAAAGCAAGCTAAAATTAAACTGCCTTGCCGGTTAATCGACATACAAACTATTGATAAACTTCCTAATTGGGCTGCTCAACATTTAATGGCAGCCCGTTTTTTTTTACCCGCTATTACTGTTTATTGCGCGGTCCAAGCACCGTCCATAGGTAAGGCTGAGCCAGTAATGCTTCTAGCACTTTCACTACAAAGAAATAAAATAAACTCACCTATTTGCTCAGGCGCCATCATTTCTGGTAAAGGTTGTTTCGCGGTAACGAGTTGATATTTAGCTTGTTCAAAAGCGATATCTTGTTGCTTAGCAATCGCCGATATTTGATCATTAATCAACGGGGTATCAACCCATCCAGGACAAATAGCATTCACCGTAATACCCTGCTCTGCACACTCCAACGCTAGCACTTTGGTTAAACCAACTAAACCATGCTTGGCCGCACAATAAGCTGACTTGTTAACCGAGCCAACTAGCCCGTGCACTGAGGCAACATTAATAATTCTCCCCCAACCATTGCTTTTCATGTTGGGCAAGGCATATTGAATCGCATGAAAGGCAGCAGATAAGTTAATAGCAATAATGGCATTCCATTTATCTAATGGAAAATTTTCTGCACTTTCAGTGTGTTGTATACCGGCATTATTAATTAAAATATCAATGCTACCCATTTGCTCAATAGCGCGTTTAATCAAATGTTCAATACTGGCAACGTCGCTTAAATCGGCGTTATCAAATAAAACACCAATACCATATTGCGCTTTAAAGCTATCCGCTAATTCCTGCCCTTGAATAGCTGAGATTAATCCATGCAACACAAGGTTTATGCCTTGAGCAGCCAGAACATGCGCGGTGGCTAAACCAATACCACTTGTTGAGCCAGTAATTAAGGCAACTTTTTCGTTAAGCATAACGATTCCTTATTATAGTAATTTGTCTCTAAGGTTATCGTATTTACTTAAATCAATAATTGGCACCTTAGTACCATAACGTTGTTAATTTCTGACGACGAGCGACGACAATTTTCTTAACAAAACTGATAGGAATTACTATCAGGTAACTCTCCTGAGTTTGTGAACGTTTATCGAAAAGAGTTACCAACCAATATGACAAAAGACTCTGAACCTGTTAATGCTAAAAAAGGTCGATTAAGCGTTGGCTTTCTGAAGAGCTTATAACCGAAAAAGAATATGAATTAGAGAAACAAAAAGTTTTAGCTAAATAAATAATATTGCAAGTCGCTCAAGTTAACTTTGTTTCTCCTCCCAATAATAAAGCCCCCCCTAATTTAATTAAAAACAGGGTTCTTTCAGGCAAAGCAAAGCTGAAAGAGCCCGGTACTGATAAAACCTTATAATTCGAGATCAAAAACCACACTAATTGAGGCCGAAAATACAATGTTTTCTTGTAAATAACGTCCCTGCTTCGCCGAGCTATCAGCCATACGTGCACTTACGGCATAAAGCTCGTTATTAGCACCATATCTATGATGGCTTTGATTGGAATTAGCATTAATACTATAAATGCGCCCCAAGTCAGCACCAAAAGCGTTGGCTAGTGACTTACCTTTATTTTTAGCATTGTTAACTGCAAGTGCATTAACCTCAGCTTGCAATTTTTTTTCATCAGAAGATTTTAATTCGATATTACGAATGGCATCAATTTTCACGCTTAACGCAAAATCCATAAAGGCATTTAGCTTATCAATATTATTTAATGTTACCTTTAAGGTGCGACGAGCAATATAGCCTTCTATTTTGTCACGCTCTGCGCGGTTATAAGCGTAACGGATTTCGGTTGAGATATTTGATGCTGAAACATTGTCTTCATCTACGCCAAAATCATCAAGCCCATCAAGTAAGTTATTAACTCGTTGATCGACTTCCCTTTTCGCATCTAAACTTGTCGCTTGGTTACTCTCAACACTTAAGTGCACAACGGCAATATCGGGCATCGCCGTCATTTCTGCATTGCCGGTTACCGAAATATGACGGTTGCCTGGCAAACTGGTATTAGCGAAAGAACAAGTGGAAAATGTTAACAGCACAGCACAGGTAAATAATTTCATAATATATCCTATTAAAAAGCAATTTGTATCACAGATAAGCTCGACTAAAGCTTGTTGTCCGCAGCACTTATATGTCAGTTACGTTGATAAAAACGCTCAACTAAGCATTTAAATTAGCAGTAATTTCTCGGTAATTCAGCATTATTTTATGCAAGGATAAATGAACCTAAGCTGAACAGACAATACAGTTACAAGCATCATGCCAAACTCATTAAACTTTAAGCGTAATTTCATGATTATGCCAAGCGGCTTTATCGTCAAAATAAACACTAAACAGCCTAAGGTAAATAGCCCAAACGACTACCGTGGCAACGCTTGTTACATCTACAGCAACCAACTTACTGGCAACTCAGCGGCTAGCCACTTTTCATGTAACAACAAAGCGGTATAACAGAAGAACTTGATAATTAAATCAAACTTATCTCGATTTATCAGGTAAAATCATCTACCTTGCATATTTTGCTAAATATATCCCCATGACGTTTCAAAATGCAGAATTTAAGTTTGAAATAACATGGCAATAAACACCAACAAATAGAGTTACCGCTGTAATGACTTACCGAGCACAAACATGATGGAATCTTTTATAGAATCTCTTATTGAAAATAAGACCTTAGTCACCGCTTTATTAGCTATCGTTCTTATCACGGTTAAGTTAGTTATTACTCGCTTTATTAAACGTCGTGCCAAAAAGAAAAAAGTAGATAAACGCTTTACCGTTAATTTATTAAATAATATTTTCAATTTTGCACTTATTTTTATGGTATTCAATATTTGGTCAGTTGAGATCCAAAAGTTTGCCTTCTCAATTGCCGCCTTTGTGGTTGCTATAGTCTTAGCAACGCGAGAATTTATTCAATGTTTTATTGGCTTTATTTATGTGATTTCCAATCGACCATTTCGTATTGGTGACTGGATCCAAGTGGGTAATTATTGTGGTGAGGTCAACTCCATTGATTGGATCAACTTAACCTTACTTGAGGTAAATATCAGCAATTATCAATTTACTGGTAAAACACTATATATTCCTAATAATCAATTGGTTACTACACCAATCAAAAATTTAAACTTTCTTAAGCGCTATGCTGTTCACCATTTCACTATTACCCGAGATGGTAGTGTAAACCCCTTTGAGTTTATTGATGCGCTAAAAATGAAAGCCAACAACTACTGTGCTGACTTTAATGATGTTGCGGTAAGATATAACCAAGTAATAGAACATCGATTAGATATCAATATTGCCGGCCCTGAGCCACATATTGAAGTCGCAACATCAGATATTGGTGATACTCAGGTTATTTTCACTATTTTTTGTCCAACAGAGCGTGCGATGGAAATTGAAAATAAGCTTACCGCTGACTTTATGAACTTTTGGTTTAGCGCCAAAAGTCATAAATAATCAGCTCGCTTGATCAGGTCAGCAAAAAACAAATAAGTCATCTTGAAGCGCTAATCTAGAGATGACTATTTAGCTCTGAACACCTAGCCATGAACACTTAACTGTGAAATTTAGCCGTCGTTATCATTAATTAAGCCCAAGTTGAGCTAATTCTGTGTATATATGCTTCATGGCAATGCTGTTTTCTTGCAATGAGCAGTCGCTGGCACTACGCGCAATAAAACCAAGCTCTGAAATATTAAAATATGCTGCTATGTTCACCCCGGCTTGTTTAAGGCAGCGACTACTACAAGACTCTTCGCAGCCTTCAATTAAAATTACTGATCTATCTTGAATTTTTGTTTGAACTTGCTCTTGCGTTGCCGCCATAAGCCACGAAATACAAGACATTTCAGCAATACCGTCGCTATCAAGTGTTAATGCTATATCGTTTGCCATCGTTGCTAGATGAGAACAACCAGAACAAGCAAAAACTAACGGTTTTGTGTTTTTCATTTAAATTACCACTTCAGGTTTATCAATTTACTGGCTCCTGCTTATCAATATGGCAGGCTACAGTGCACGGAGCCTGTCATTCTATGGCACTAAAAAATAGCTGTTTTGATATGAATCAAAATTAGGTATATTTAAAGCGCACAGCCAACATTAAATTAACTTTCTTCATTGCTTATACCAAAGCTATTAAGTTTATTCTCTCTCAGCGCTTACCAACGGTTTGAGAACAACGATCATTTTTGTGAATATCGTTATTCTATAGAAAGGAAATTATCGGCGGTTATCGAATCGCAGGCAAGCTCTCCAAGGGTGATTTTAACAGTAAATTAACTTTTACTGTTTATTTGTCGCTTTACTCGCTAGAATTAGCGCGTTTTTTACAAATGGTTACCTGAATGATCTTTCGCCTTATCAGTTTTTTCTCTCTGTTGCTTTCAACATTAACTTGTCATGCCGTCGAGCTCGATAGCTTCAATAAAAAAATCTCTGCTAATTTTGCCCATGATTTAAAAAAATATAATATTCCGGGTGCTGCGTACGCGATTGTTAAAAACAATAAAGTGATTGCCATGGAAAGTTTTGGTTATACCGACATGACTAAAACTCAAAAAATTGATAATAATACCGTTTTTCGGCTCGCCTCGGTTTCCAAACCTTTTGCCGCCACGATCACCACCATGTTGGCACAAGAGCAGCAACTTAACTTATCAGATCCTATTACTAAGTATGTGCCAAATTTTGTTCTAGCAACTGCGGGCGCGGCTAATAAAATTCAATTAAAGCACCTGCTAAGTCATTCAAGTGGCTTAATGCCTAATGCCTATGACAATTTATTGCACGAAAATTGGAGTATGGATAAGATCATAAGTCGTTTTAACCGTGTTACCCCCATCTGCCAACCAGCAAAATGTTATGGTTATCAAAATATTGCTTACGGTTTTTTACAACCTGCGATTGAAGCTAGCCAAACCAAAAGCTACTCAACATTACTACACGACAGGATTTTTACACCGCTAGCAATGGATAATGCTTCGGTAGGCATTGAGGTATTTTTACAGCAAAAAAATACTGCTAAGCCCCATATCCTTAGAAAAAGAATAAAAACTGGTCAAAAAGATAAAGCTGGAAAAGATATTAAACGCTATATTTGGCGTACGGTAAAAGTTGAAGCTGACTATTATAAAGTTGCTCCTGCAGCAGGTGTAAACGCCAGCATAACGGATTTAACCAAGTGGTTAATTGCCAATTTAGGACATAACCCTGAGGTACTTTCTCCAAAACTGCTCAGTGAGTTAACGACCCCACGCATTAAAACTACAAAAGACTTACGTCGACGCTATTGGCGAGAGCATTTAACTGATGCGCATTACGGCTACGGTTGGCGTATATATCAATTCAATGGTCACCCTATTATTTATCATTCCGGCTGGGTTGCCGGTTTTCGGGCAGATATTGGCTATTCACCAGAGTTAGATATCGGTTTCACAGTGTTAATTAATGCTGAATCTAATGTCATCAACAAAATATCTAGCCAATTTTGGTCGCAAGCTCACCAGTTATTTGCAGCTGAGCAGGGGGTGATAGCCGCTCAATAATCCGCCTCTAGTTCACCTAGTACCTAGGTTAATTGTTTAACTGAGTGGCGATTGCACTAAAGTGCTCAGCGACAGTTTGATTCATTCATGATCGCTAAATCAAGTTTAATTAAACCTGCTCCATGCGCCTGTCATAATTTCGCCACTATTGCTCATAAAATTGCCTCTTTCTTACCGCTCTATACACCTTTTATTTTGTTGAAATATATCTAAGCCTATCAGCAAAATATTGGATATCAGATGTTTAAATCAAATAAAAAATTAGCACTAATCGACTACCAAGACTCATATTATTATCAGCAAAAACGTAAGAAACAACGAAGAAGATGGCTTAAGTTAATCGTCTTAGTCCTGCTTTTAAGCTTATTAATCGCTGTTATTGCACCTTTGGTACATGCCAACACAATTAATAATGAATTCAATAATCAAACACAGCGGATAAAAGATAACGATTTAATCCATGGACCACAGTTAGTCTTTAATCACCCTGATGAGTTACAAAACATTGCCCTGCCCTTGGATATAAGCGCTAATATTGCAGTTAATGGCCTCGTTGCCTATGCCCAAATAAAACAAGTATTTATTAACCCTTATAACCTTGAGTTAGAAGCAAAATACCAATTTCCATTACCTGAAGATGCGGCGATTAAGCACTTAAAAGTACAAGTTGGTGAGCAAGAGATTATTGGCCAAATAATGGAGAAACAAGCCGCGAAAGCTGTTTATAACAGCGCAAAAAAACAAGGTAAAAAAACCAGCTTAATGCAACAACAGCGTCCTAACTTGTTCACCAACAATATTGCCAATATTCCTGCGCAATCGACCGTTGTGGTTACTTTAGCGTTTATTATGCCGGTAACTTTTGTTGATAATAAACTAAGCCTAACCTTACCTTTAGCGATGACCACGCGTTATCACAGCAATAATGAGCAACAATTTCCAGCACAACTAGAAGCTGAGTTAATCGCGCCAATGGCGAAATCATTAGCAGACAGCCAAGCGTCAATCAACATTGAGCTCAACGCTGGTGCAAGCATTTCAACAATCAATAGTAATAGTCATAAAGTAAATACCAAAGTAATAACGCAAGACCAATCCTCATACTTGATCACACTCTCACATGAGCAAGCGTTAGCAAATAGAGACTTTACTCTGAACTGGCAATTGCGAGCGAGTCAACAGCCACAAATAAGCAGCTTTACCGAGCAGGTGAACGGCGAATACTTTACGTTACTGACTTTTTTTCCACCGCAACTTGATAGCTCTGCAACCTTAGCGCGTGACATTATTTTTATTATTGACACTTCAGGGTCAATGCAAGGTAAGTCAATGACACAAGCAAAAACCAGCCTTGAGCAAGCCATTTCACAATTGAACGAAAAAGACAGCTTTAACATTATTGCTTTTAACAACACAGTTGATTTGTTATTTCCTATAACCCATATGGCATCACAAGGTAATATTGGCCAAGCACAACAATTTATTAGTCGTTTACAAGCCGATGGTGGCACTGAAATGTATCGGCCACTAAGCCAAGCGCTCGTAATGGAAAAAGCACACCAACAAACCGCAAAAGCGATCCGCCAAGTGGTATTTATTACTGATGGTGCAGTGGCAAATGAATTTGAATTGATGCAGCTACTCGATGGTGCACAGCGGAATTTTCGACTCTTTACCGTGGGTATCGGCGCAGCCCCCAATGGCTATTTTATGAAAAAAGCCGCTCAATTTGGTCGTGGTAGTTATGTCTTTATTCAAAATAATGCCGATGTGCAAAGTCAAATGTCAGCATTAATGGCAAAAATTAGTCACCCTGCTATCAGTAATATTTCTTTAATGTTCGATAATCAAATTCATCAACAAGTCGAAGCTTATCCAAAAAAAATCACTGACTTATACCTTGGCGAACCGATGCAAATAACCCTGAAATCGAAACTCCCGATAACCAGTGTTCAAGTCATGGGAGAAACCGCTACGTTGCCTTGGTATCAGCAAGTCATTATTGATGACAGCCAATCAGCTCAAGGTATATCAACACTATGGGCTCGAGAAAAAATTGCAGACTTAGTCGACAGTTTAGTCACTGGCGCCAATAAAGAACACGTGAAGGCCGAGGTGATTGCAACATCGATTGCCCATCAAACATTGTCACCCTATACCAGCTTTATTGCCATAGAAAAGCCGGTAGAAAATACATTACTGACCGCCAGTAACCGTGCATCAAGCGCTAAACGTCAAGCAAACGCCTTAGCCAGAGCACATGAGAACTTAATGGTTGCTATGCCAAGAACCGCGCTAGGCTGGCATCAGCAATTACTCATTGGCGTGTTGTTAATGCTGCTTGCATCACTGCTTCTTAAGCTCAACAAGCGTAAGGCGAACGCAACGGCACAGACAGATAATCAACATGAATAACTCGGATAATATGGACAAAGATATAGGCAATAATGTTACAAGGAAACGTAGTACAACGTTAATGGCTATTGGCTTATTAATCATCGGCGCTTTATTGTCTATTCAAGCAAGTTGGTTGCCTGCTAAAGCTTGGTTGTCGCAACAATTAATACAGCGCAGCTGGCAACAATCTATGCTGGCGCAGGAAAACACCGCCAATGTTAATAACAAGCAAATAGCGATTAAGCCTTGGCCTTGGGCAGATACCTTCCCGATTGCGGAATTAGTATTTCAACGCTTAGATAAAAGTCTCGTGGTATTAAATGGCGGCGACCCAACAACGTTAGCTTTTTCTGCCGGTGCTATTGCGCCATTTAATCAAGCAAATAGCACGAAACCTTTTGTGGTTGCTGGGCACCGCGATAGTCATTTTTCATTTTTAAAGGAGGTTGCAATGAAAGATATTATCTCGTTAACTGATGCTCAAGGGCGCGACCAGCTATACCAAGTGGAACGTATCGATATTGTTGATGCAACATCAGGACAACTTCCGTTGCGAGCAGATGAATCAAACTTAGTGCTTATCACTTGTTACCCATTTGAAGGGCTAGGTAACGATGCTAGCGAGCGTTATGTGATCACCGCAAGCGCACTATAAAAAACGTTAGGAATAACGCTCATAATAACGGCAAGAATAACTAGCTGAAAATATTAATACTTCTCCACTCATACTTCTAAATCCATGCTTCTAAACACATGTTTCTAAGCTAATGGCAAGACACTAGGGTTAATCTTTAACTGCATTTAAACTCGGGATAGTCGCTTTGCAAAGCGATTATCCCGACTACGCAACATTTAATATCCATTAATTTTATCTACCGACTGAGGTATTTCACCTGTAATGCGAAAGCGTGTAATATTTTTCGCCACAATTTCACAAGCACTATTGAGGTTGGTTGGCGCTGAAATATGAGGTAAAACCGTTATATTCGGATGTTGCCAAAGTTCACTATTAACGCTTAAAGGCTCATGGTCAAAAACATCAAGCACTGCATGGCTAATATGTCCAAGCTCCAGCATATGCAATAATTCAGGAGTGTTAATAATACCGCCACGGGCAAAATTAATGATGCGACTCGATTTGGGTAACTGCATTAATAGTGTTTTATTGATAAGCCCTTGCGTTGCTGAAGTTAGCGGCAGTAAACAAACTAAAATATCACTTTGCTTTAACATTTCAGTTAAACCATCCGCTCCGCTGTAAGTGGCTATATTTGCCATCGTCTTCGCTGTACGGCTCCACCCCATCACCTTAAAGCCATTCTTTTTTAATTGCTCAGCACTTGCTTGGCCTAGTTCACCTAAGCCTAGAATGCCGATCCGCCTATCACTTGCTAATAAATGAGGATGTTGTTGCCAATGCTGACTTTGTTGCTGTTTAGCATATAGAGGCATATCGCGATGTAAATATAAACTCCATGCCAATACAGCCTCAGCCATTGTTTGACTGAGTATAGGATCAATCAAACGTACTACCTCAATAGCAGAATCAGCTAACGATATCATCAAATTCTCAACACCGGCCCAAACACTATGTAGCCATAGCAAGTTTTCAAACTCGGTTAATTGCCTAATATCAGGATTGGCAACAATGGCGAGTTGGCAATGCAGCTTTTTTGCCGCTGGCATATCGCTAATATGAACAATTCTTTCGTTAGGCAACGCTTGATTAAGCGCCGCTATCCAAGTAGCTTGTTCAGGCTCAGGTAATTGACTAATAAATGGGATCATCTAAGTTACATTAATATGGCACTGTTTTGATTATAATACCTCAACAGGACAATCTTTTAATCTATTGATAAATAAAAACTTATAATTTTGTTCTTTCTTCCAACGCCCAACTAAGGTATAACGGCGCTATGAAAGTACCTAAACGCATACAGCCACTTGTTGATGATGGCCTAATAGACGAAGTAATAAGCCAATTAATGAGTGGAAAAGAAGCCACTGTTTATATGGTACGTTGCGGCGACGATGTTCGCTGCGCGAAAGTTTACAAAGAAGCTATTAAACGTAGCTTTAAAAAAGCCGCACAATATCAAGAAGGTAGAAAAAGTCGCAATAGCCGTCGCGCTCGAGCAATGGAAAAAGGCTCAAAATACGGTCGAGACCAACAAGAGTCTGCTTGGCAAAACGCTGAGGTTGACGCCTTGTACAAAT includes the following:
- a CDS encoding MFS transporter, translating into MKITNKYLVEAIVFFSYVLFAMAWVGGTASMQSIMLSLDIHSLASASFISGAVTLAKIFGTFIAAWIAIKLGIKYAFFLSSLLITIGLLTPYAPNYELLLLSRFLMGLGGAFMVVYFNPIVLQFFKAEERATINGINAVAFNIGTAIILWQMQSINQLTGGWQNSLLLFSIFSFVIALLWLLVKFEQPSTSTSQHNEASENYSYSQGLKDRFNWIYGLAYSGILAFYICLFTFYPKAGIVQSKWVIGFGIIGTIFGIIYSKKVPARLPVIRWSGLVVIVSTAIFSFSELYWLQTLAAITLGFFIFLPVTALVSIPHELPKMTAARITIIFSMFYSISYIISTLILWVFGTLVDIHQGDYTWSFILITALSSTLFIGSYFLPETARKTHAQQERS
- a CDS encoding alpha/beta hydrolase, whose product is MRGNVSENLMPLLEQVNVGLEQAKASGATFEPQVIRQNLENLSAYMLTGPEVSLVKSSVLTVQDHQLAARIYHPEPDKQLPVLLHFHGGGHMCGSIDLYDPISRELAIAAHAIVICLDYRLAPEHPYPCGLNDCQYLLENYPILLKDYQHSEQLYIAGDSAGGAICTSLVMNNIDNPKINIDKQILLYPSVDYTMSCRSIIDNGQGFLLEADKVHWYFQQYFNIQDSSFINSSLEAINNSENSTVTRLLTSASPLFSKFTADMPKTLVITAGCDPLRDEGALYAEKAKQAGASVEHYQFNELIHAYMLLSKLIPEQYKRTYEIIDKFVNTDQ
- a CDS encoding 3-hydroxybutyrate dehydrogenase — its product is MLNEKVALITGSTSGIGLATAHVLAAQGINLVLHGLISAIQGQELADSFKAQYGIGVLFDNADLSDVASIEHLIKRAIEQMGSIDILINNAGIQHTESAENFPLDKWNAIIAINLSAAFHAIQYALPNMKSNGWGRIINVASVHGLVGSVNKSAYCAAKHGLVGLTKVLALECAEQGITVNAICPGWVDTPLINDQISAIAKQQDIAFEQAKYQLVTAKQPLPEMMAPEQIGEFILFLCSESARSITGSALPMDGAWTAQ
- a CDS encoding SIMPL domain-containing protein — protein: MKLFTCAVLLTFSTCSFANTSLPGNRHISVTGNAEMTAMPDIAVVHLSVESNQATSLDAKREVDQRVNNLLDGLDDFGVDEDNVSASNISTEIRYAYNRAERDKIEGYIARRTLKVTLNNIDKLNAFMDFALSVKIDAIRNIELKSSDEKKLQAEVNALAVNNAKNKGKSLANAFGADLGRIYSINANSNQSHHRYGANNELYAVSARMADSSAKQGRYLQENIVFSASISVVFDLEL
- a CDS encoding mechanosensitive ion channel family protein, producing the protein MMESFIESLIENKTLVTALLAIVLITVKLVITRFIKRRAKKKKVDKRFTVNLLNNIFNFALIFMVFNIWSVEIQKFAFSIAAFVVAIVLATREFIQCFIGFIYVISNRPFRIGDWIQVGNYCGEVNSIDWINLTLLEVNISNYQFTGKTLYIPNNQLVTTPIKNLNFLKRYAVHHFTITRDGSVNPFEFIDALKMKANNYCADFNDVAVRYNQVIEHRLDINIAGPEPHIEVATSDIGDTQVIFTIFCPTERAMEIENKLTADFMNFWFSAKSHK
- a CDS encoding putative zinc-binding protein; its protein translation is MKNTKPLVFACSGCSHLATMANDIALTLDSDGIAEMSCISWLMAATQEQVQTKIQDRSVILIEGCEESCSSRCLKQAGVNIAAYFNISELGFIARSASDCSLQENSIAMKHIYTELAQLGLN
- a CDS encoding serine hydrolase is translated as MIFRLISFFSLLLSTLTCHAVELDSFNKKISANFAHDLKKYNIPGAAYAIVKNNKVIAMESFGYTDMTKTQKIDNNTVFRLASVSKPFAATITTMLAQEQQLNLSDPITKYVPNFVLATAGAANKIQLKHLLSHSSGLMPNAYDNLLHENWSMDKIISRFNRVTPICQPAKCYGYQNIAYGFLQPAIEASQTKSYSTLLHDRIFTPLAMDNASVGIEVFLQQKNTAKPHILRKRIKTGQKDKAGKDIKRYIWRTVKVEADYYKVAPAAGVNASITDLTKWLIANLGHNPEVLSPKLLSELTTPRIKTTKDLRRRYWREHLTDAHYGYGWRIYQFNGHPIIYHSGWVAGFRADIGYSPELDIGFTVLINAESNVINKISSQFWSQAHQLFAAEQGVIAAQ
- a CDS encoding marine proteobacterial sortase target protein, whose translation is MFKSNKKLALIDYQDSYYYQQKRKKQRRRWLKLIVLVLLLSLLIAVIAPLVHANTINNEFNNQTQRIKDNDLIHGPQLVFNHPDELQNIALPLDISANIAVNGLVAYAQIKQVFINPYNLELEAKYQFPLPEDAAIKHLKVQVGEQEIIGQIMEKQAAKAVYNSAKKQGKKTSLMQQQRPNLFTNNIANIPAQSTVVVTLAFIMPVTFVDNKLSLTLPLAMTTRYHSNNEQQFPAQLEAELIAPMAKSLADSQASINIELNAGASISTINSNSHKVNTKVITQDQSSYLITLSHEQALANRDFTLNWQLRASQQPQISSFTEQVNGEYFTLLTFFPPQLDSSATLARDIIFIIDTSGSMQGKSMTQAKTSLEQAISQLNEKDSFNIIAFNNTVDLLFPITHMASQGNIGQAQQFISRLQADGGTEMYRPLSQALVMEKAHQQTAKAIRQVVFITDGAVANEFELMQLLDGAQRNFRLFTVGIGAAPNGYFMKKAAQFGRGSYVFIQNNADVQSQMSALMAKISHPAISNISLMFDNQIHQQVEAYPKKITDLYLGEPMQITLKSKLPITSVQVMGETATLPWYQQVIIDDSQSAQGISTLWAREKIADLVDSLVTGANKEHVKAEVIATSIAHQTLSPYTSFIAIEKPVENTLLTASNRASSAKRQANALARAHENLMVAMPRTALGWHQQLLIGVLLMLLASLLLKLNKRKANATAQTDNQHE
- a CDS encoding class GN sortase, producing the protein MNNSDNMDKDIGNNVTRKRSTTLMAIGLLIIGALLSIQASWLPAKAWLSQQLIQRSWQQSMLAQENTANVNNKQIAIKPWPWADTFPIAELVFQRLDKSLVVLNGGDPTTLAFSAGAIAPFNQANSTKPFVVAGHRDSHFSFLKEVAMKDIISLTDAQGRDQLYQVERIDIVDATSGQLPLRADESNLVLITCYPFEGLGNDASERYVITASAL
- a CDS encoding glyoxylate/hydroxypyruvate reductase A yields the protein MIPFISQLPEPEQATWIAALNQALPNERIVHISDMPAAKKLHCQLAIVANPDIRQLTEFENLLWLHSVWAGVENLMISLADSAIEVVRLIDPILSQTMAEAVLAWSLYLHRDMPLYAKQQQSQHWQQHPHLLASDRRIGILGLGELGQASAEQLKKNGFKVMGWSRTAKTMANIATYSGADGLTEMLKQSDILVCLLPLTSATQGLINKTLLMQLPKSSRIINFARGGIINTPELLHMLELGHISHAVLDVFDHEPLSVNSELWQHPNITVLPHISAPTNLNSACEIVAKNITRFRITGEIPQSVDKINGY